The following DNA comes from Sebastes umbrosus isolate fSebUmb1 chromosome 8, fSebUmb1.pri, whole genome shotgun sequence.
GCTTTCCCACCACACCACTGACGGCAGGGCCTTAGCTTCAATGCAGAACGCTGACACTTACGGACTGGGTAAGATGCCAGCAGTGGAGCCATCTATTGCCGCCCTTATTGTGTCTCCCAATGAGGTCTTGAGGCCTGATGCTCGCTGTCCCAGGCCCCAGTGTCGCATCACAGACGACTTCCTAGTCAAGGCTTATGAAACAGCGGCACGCATGGGCCGTCTTGGAAACTCTCTTTCCCACCTGATACTATCCTTGTCCCAGTCCCTGCAAGCTGCTGGCGTGGATGCTTCCGTCCAGAGCCTCAGTGATGCATCCCTGCAGGCGTTCGGTCTTATCACAAGGGAGCTTGGCAGACTAATGTCGACCCTTACGCTGACTCGCCGGCAGGTATGGCTGGCCCAATCTCCGCTTTCGGAGCCGGGCCGGAGAGCCCTCCGCACTCTCCCCGTGGTTCCGGGGGAGCTGTTTGgcccagcagcacagcaggCCTTGGAGCGGGGAATCCAGGCGAACCAGACTCGGCAGCAGTTTGCTAGCTTCCGGGAACCTACGCCTTTATTGCGACAGCGGCCCCCACAGGGTGGTGGTACCAGTCGCCCTCGGCTTCCAGCTCGTCCTGATACGTACCCGAGGACCTCGCAGGCTCCGGCACGGCCGGTGCCTCAAGCGAGAAGGGGTCGGGGGTCAGGGTATCGCCCCCCCAGGTACCCAAAGGGCCAGAGGGGAAGATCCTGATGCCCCGGGGCCGGCAGTCGGACGCTTCTCCCAGCAGCAACTCAGCTGCTGGGAAAGCAGCACTTCAGACCCTTGGGTGGTGGCTACGCTTTCCCAAGGGTACAATCTCCAATTCCGACGCCGGCCCCCAGTTTTCAGTGGGATCAGACTGACCACGGTCAGAGATCCCACAAAGTCCCAGGCACTCAGACAAGAAATATCCACCCTCCTGGGGAAGGGTGCCATCGAAGAGCTGGGGCAAGAGACACAGCAAGGTGGGTTTTActcagtttattttctgattccaaAGAGAGAGGGTGGGTTTTCGCCCTATACTGGACTTACGAGGGCTGAACACATTTCTGAAGGTGTTGCCCTTCCACATGCTGAGTACAGCAGATGTGCTCCAAAACGTGACACGGCACAGTTGGTTCACATCCATCGATTTGAAGGACGCATACTTTCACGTCCCAATAGCACTATCTCACAGGCAGTACCTGCGCTTCGCATTCGAAGGCAAGGCCTTCCAATTCAAGGTGCTCCCATTTGGTCTTTCCCTTGCCCCACGGGTCTTCACAAGGTGCATGAGGGCGGCACTCGCCCCAATGCAGGCCAGGGGTATGCTTATCCTCCCATACCTGGATGATTGGCTAATTTGTGCTCTGACCAGGGAACAGGCAGAGCGGGACACTGCGTCCCTTCTGCATCACGTGACGAGGTTGGGCCTTACCGTCAACCATGCCAAGAGTTGTCTCATACCCAGCCAAAGGGTAGTGTTCATTGGTTTAACTCTGGACTCCCGCCATATGCTGGCCTTCCCAACACCAAGACGAGTAAACGCCatactccagctcctcctccggttCCGGAAGAACAGGAGGTTGAGGTACAGCCTGTTTCTCAGGCTGTTAGGTATGTTGACGTCAGTAACATCAGTAGTGCCACTGGGCCTCCTGTACTTACGGCCATTCCAAATTTGGATCAATTGTCTCCAATTAGATCCAAAGTCCCACAGATCCAAGAGAGTCAGGGTGTCCAGCCGATGCCTCCTTGCATTGCGGCCATGGAGAGCCGGGGCATATCTGGCCAGGGGCATCTCATTGGGTTCGATTCCCTCACGTCGCGAGGTGGTGGTGACCGATGCTTCGCCCTCCGGCTGGGGGGCAGTATGGCAGCACAGAGCGATAAGGGGGCTCTGGACAGCACAGGAAGCGGCGGAGCACATAAATGTGCTCGAGCTCCGTGCTATATATTTGGCACTTCGCAAATTCCTACCACATTTGAGAGGCAGGCATGTTGTTGTACGGTCCGACAACAAGTCAGCTGTCTACCATGTAAACCGGCAAGGGGGCACCAGATC
Coding sequences within:
- the LOC119493227 gene encoding LOW QUALITY PROTEIN: uncharacterized protein LOC119493227 (The sequence of the model RefSeq protein was modified relative to this genomic sequence to represent the inferred CDS: inserted 2 bases in 1 codon), with the translated sequence MAPLLATDGHDECPTCLGVVHLREGLSDSQCMNCSFMPRELKIARLAELEEQLEFQLPLSGVPSNARSGRRRAPPKGAPPTKKARKVDCLATKVDTLTSEFAEIKALLLNLQPGRVNATQNDSPQAMTPTPLRWDEDALSTRASCSQFCEDRPGQGELVASSHASDTCSQQSGSGSRANSESAPATVKPVVRMALARLGLDEAPTAGTSSSAFFRWAPPLAGFSVPPSQPYIEELHKCWPDPKSLSHHTTDGRALASMQNADTYGLGKMPAVEPSIAALIVSPNEVLRPDARCPRPQCRITDDFLVKAYETAARMGRLGNSLSHLILSLSQSLQAAGVDASVQSLSDASLQAFGLITRELGRLMSTLTLTRRQVWLAQSPLSEPGRRALRTLPVVPGELFGPAAQQALERGIQANQTRQHGPHRVVVPVALGFQLVLIRTRGPRRLRHGRCLKREGVGGQGIAPPGTQRARGEDPDAPGPAVGRFSQQQLSCWESSTSDPWVVATLSQGYNLQFRRRPPVFSGIRLTTVRDPTKSQALRQEISTLLGKGAIEELGQETQQGGFYSVYFLIPKREGXGFRPILDLRGLNTFLKVLPFHMLSTADVLQNVTRHSWFTSIDLKDAYFHVPIALSHRQYLRFAFEGKAFQFKVLPFGLSLAPRVFTRCMRAALAPMQARGMLILPYLDDWLICALTREQAERDTASLLHHVTRLGLTVNHAKSCLIPSQRVVFIGLTLDSRHMLAFPTPRRVNAILQLLLRFRKNRRLRYSLFLRLLGMLTSVTSVVPLGLLYLRPFQIWINCLQLDPKSHRSKRVRVSSRCLLALRPWRAGAYLARGISLGSIPSRREVVVTDASPSGWGAVWQHRAIRGLWTAQEAAEHINVLELRAIYLALRKFLPHLRGRHVVVRSDNKSAVYHVNRQGGTRSTRLLQVARRLLVWAFPCFSSLRAMYLPGPQNVVADFLSRQKPPAGEWRLHPEVVEEIWRKYGAAEVDLFASEASTHCPLWFSLTETASPLGQDALAHPWPDCLLYAFPPFPLIAVTLHRIQHGNNRLLLVAPNWPGRPWFPGMHRLLDGVPWCLPKRQDLLSQLGGRIWHPNPDRLQLWVWPLRSRTHS